TAACAGGATGAAAACTTCAGTTAATACAGTTCTACGGGTTCTGAAATGCAATCCCTTAGGAACTGACCTTCAGGAACATCGCTGATTCTCGGTGGCAGAGAGTAGCAGGTACTCCTAAGGCCCTACTGAGCTGCGCTTGAGTTTTTGACATGGGCAGTTCCTTTGCGAGCACTTTGGGACTTACCAGTTGGAAGGCCGTTATCTCCGGTTGGGAATTCTGTTCTTACAAGCTGAGAAGGCTTATATGCAGATTGGAAACTTAGAGGAAACGCTTGGCATCTTGCTGAACTCCCCCAGCAGGGAGGCTGAGCTGTAGCAGGAAGGGCTTAATTGCTTTTTGTACCTGAAGAACCTGCTGCTGAGGGAAGTGAGGACATGTCAGGAGGCGTCATGGCTAAGCTCATTTTTGTAATTTACCATTTGGAACAGGATTGTTCTTACCCAACGCCTGCAGAATGACCATTGTGTTCTGCCTTAGAGTGTCTTGATTCTGTAACAGGCGCAATTCTCTTGGGTTCATGCCCTTGAAAAGAGATGTGAGGATCCTTCAGAATAAAAAGTGCTGAGGAAGGGTCAAGTCACTGATACATCCTAAGACATTCTTCTACCACCTTTTAGGTAAAAGGGAAATGCACCACTGACCATATTTCTGCAGCTGGACCGTGGCTCAAATTCCGTGGCCACCTGGATAACATCTCCAACAACCTGCTCATTGGCGCCATCAACATTGAAAATGGCAAAGCCAACTCTGTGAGGAATGCTTTAACCCAGGAATTTGGGCCAGTCCCAGACACAGCCCGTTACTACAAGGTGAGACTTTCCCCCGATGCATCTATTTTAAGACGATGTTTACACTTGGGGCAGTCTGTGCCAAGGCTGAGGATCTCACCCTCCTGCTCTCAAGTAACAGCAGCTGTGAATTTGCTCAGCCTTGAGGCTTTTTCTTGGGACTTATTCTGATGGTGGCAGTTCCTGTAGGAGattctctccctgcctgctaTGGGTAAGAGGGAGGAGGATCTTGTGACGCAGAGGGGGCCAGAAATCATAGATGAAAGGGGAAGAACTCCTATAGGCACCACACAGCTTACAAGGCATGTGTGTCATCAGACTGCAACTAAATCTCACCTCTGGAGTATTTCACCTGTGACTAATctattgtttaaataaattctaATCTTGTCCCCTTCATTCTTTAAAACTTGGCCTAGACTCTCAAGAAATGCCATCTTTCACCCTCTGGACAGCTTGGCAGTGGTCTCAGATTGGTTTTTCCAGTAGACAGAAGTTAAAGTTTCCTGTGTCGCTTCCAGAAGCAGAGCAGGGATCATGGCTGCTGTGAATGTTGCTCTGGCGCAGGACCATGAAGGAAAGGTGGCAGCAAGGATTTGCTCTGGGTCCCTCATTAGCGAAGGATGGCAGTGCCTAACTGCTGTGAACCCTtcattcctttatttctgtccttcctCGGGACCAAAGGGAGCCTCCTGGGAGGAGGTGTCATGGCACAGCAATCTCAGCAGTCTAGCACTGAAATCAGATGTGTGGGTGGATATTTGTTGTTGATTCCTTGCTCGAGCGACTGCGGAAATGTGAATCCATTTCTTTTGTCACAGAAAATGGGCGTCAAATGGGCAGTTATTGGGGATGAGAACTATGGTGAGGGATCAAGCCGGGAGCATGCAGCATTGGAGCCACGTCACTTGGGGGGCAGGGTCATCATCACCAAGAGCTTTGCCAGGATCCACGGTGAGTCGCCCTTCCCCTGTGATTTCTGTAAACAGGATGTATTTGGTTTGGGTGGAAGTCGTGTTCACCTTGCTCCAGGGCTCAGCACTTTCCTGCATGGTTCCTCTCCTCAGGAGTCCTGTTACGTATCTAGTTAAATAATGCCACAAACAGTGGACATGCTGATTTTGCTACAAAGATAGTAATTGTTGCTGGAACACTACTCTGAGAAGCGCTAGGCAGCCAGAAGGTAATCCTGATCCCCTGCAGTGTGTTGTTACAAGCATGTGTGGTGGTTTGTTCTCCACAGAAACCAACCTGAAGAAGCAAGGTCTGCTGCCTCTCACTTTCGCTGATCCAGCAGACTACAACAAGATTCATCCTGTGGACAAGCTGAGCATTGTGGGGCTGGCAGACTTTGCACCTGGAAAGGTATAACTGTCTGGGTGCCTCGCGCTGCACTTGTGGGGCAGGGATGTGCTGCTGACTGGGAGCGGCGTTGAGCCGTGCGCTCGGGGCCTGAAGCAGCACAGGCACCCAGGGGCGGCGCAGGCTGCCAGCCAGATGAGATGCTTTGTGCCAGAGGTCTGGGGGGCTGGAGAGCAAGTGAGAATCAGATCGCATTATTCTGAACGGTTACGAGAAGCTCTTGTATAATATTCTGAATTCCTGGACTAGGTGCCTTAATCATGAGTGCTCCCTAGAAGGAACTGCAGCTGCACTTCTAGGTTAAGATCTCTCTGagctgtaatttttcattttcaaccCTTTAAAAACATGTAGGAGTCTTTCCTGTGAGAAGCTTAAGTTAACTTGCTCctttgaaagagaagggaggaaataaaagctgtcttCTTCCTTTAGCCTCTGAAATGCATCATCAAGCATCCCAATGGGAGCCAAGAAACAATCATGCTGAACCACACCTTCAACGAGTCACAGATAGAGTGGTTTCAAGCCGGCAGTGCCCTGAACAGAatgaaggagctgcagcagaaatcAAGCTAAGTGCGCACAATGCCCCCAGTGCACTGGACTCGAGTCAGCTTTGGCATTTTCATGAAAGTGCAATTCCATGCCTACTGTTGGAATAAATGTCTGATCAAATGTAACCATAGCTTCCTTTTTGTTATGGTACTTCCTCTTCACTGACACTATGAAAAGGGAGTGCAGCTAGGCttacttttgtcttttaaattccCCAGCTCCCTTTTTCTATTTTGGCTCAATTTCAGTTGTCCCAGTTATTTATATTTGGAAATAACCAGCTAAGGTGGGTTTGTCTGCTCAGTTGGTTATTTTCTGCCCATTCACTTTACTGATggctaaagaaataaaatgaaaataaagaatgtGACCATCTCTTCTGCCTCATGTTGTTATATTCATAATCCTGCTCTTCAGCCCCTGTTTCCCTTGTGACTGTAGCTGGGAGAAGGTGGGAAAGAGCTTCTTGGAGACAGGAGATGGGACCTGCCCACTTCTTAGTCTGCAAATTATTGCTGTGCACAAAAAcacatggtaaaaaaaaaaacaacaaaaccctcaCAACTGCCTTGTACTGTTTATGCCGTGGCATTAGCCTACTGCAGGCTACGCTCACGACCATCACTGCCTTCCCACCTACATGCCTGGCCAGGGCCACAGTGACACTACCACAGCCATGACAAATGTGCAAGGAGCAAGTGATTTATGCGATTCCCCAGCATCGTGGTGCAATAAACCAGTTTCCTCAAGCACAGCTTGCCTTCTCCGCAGTGGGAGGCTGATGTTGAGGCATATCGCCTTAGATCAGCACATAAAGCCATGCAGCTATGGTGTTGCTGCACTCCTGGGAGCTCTGAGGTTGTGACGGGGAgcaggggggcagggagggtgaTGACCACAGAGGCTGCTGGGCTGTTTTATGCCCCCCAGGCACTATCCCAGAACAGCCTGTGTGCGGAAGCCTCTCCAGCTGTTAAGGCTCTAACTTGCTTCACCTGAATTCCCACCTCTACGAATGGCTGAGGTGTTCTGCAAACTGTTTCTGCCAGGTCTAGCTGATGGCACATCCGAGCACTGCCGCTCTACAGCCGGCATTCAGTATGCTCATTGTCTGAGCAGATGGACCTCAGTTACTATGTGAACCTAAAGCATTCTAGGCTCCCTTTTAATTAGGGCAATGCACCAGGAATAACAGTTCAGAATTACGGGGTTCTAACGATGCTGCAGGGAGGGCGCTGGTGACTCAGGCTTTGTTTTCACAGTTGGAGGTTAAGCAGACCCACTATCCCAGGGAATTATAGCCCCTTCCTGCCAAATGTGGCTGGCTTTGTCATTACGTGCAACATCACTCTCCTGGCACTGGGCCCTGCACAGATTTTACTCCCTGTTTTGttcccccctttcctttcaCTACTGTCAGGGAGGGTGATGGCAATTGTTTGTTATTGGCTGTTCGAGCAGAGCAAAGCGTTGGTCTCAACGCTCTCTGCCTTGAAATTCAAGTAGCTAGACTGCAGGAGGcaactttttccttcctgctagGCAGGAAGCTAATAGTTCCCCCACACATTGTACAGGAAGACAGGCTGTGTGCCTTTTACTATTTATTCCATTTCTGCTATTAACACACCCCTGACAAACAAGTATTTAACTTGCTCAAAGCAGCCTTGGTCCATTTCAGTTCATGATTATGTATTTTCAGGCAAACTCTCACAAAGTTTAGCTCACTCTACATAAATACAGCTCCCCAAGTCAAGTATTCCCATTCAGCACAATGAGCAGCCTGTAGCCTTCCACAGTGGTCATCCTCACAGAGCCTAAGCTACCTTTGGGTACGTTACTGTCATTCCAGTTCTCTTTGGCTGACTTCATCCACGAGTTTAGCGTGCATTCTTAGCGGAACACTACCAccacctcccctgccctcccagcagcagcattttctaAGTCTCGAGAACACCACACCTCTATTAGCTCTGgtcttttgctgctgcttctctgttttctgtcaaaAGAAGGGCAGGTTTCTACCCCTCTGAGATCAAGTTTTCAGCCCAAGGAAGCAATACTTCTTGACAGGCATTCTCTCCTGCTTTCAACTCCCTTCTTAATTCAGGCAAGTGAAGACCTCCCCAGTTTTCCCTCCAGGGCAGGAGACCAAAGCTCCAGCTGAGTTTGTTGCTGCTGCGCTCGAGCCTTTTTGTGCCTGTAAATTCACTTCTACAGACGAGCGAAGACATTTCTTGAAAGCAACTGTCTCGATCTGGCAGGTTGGAAGCTGACGGGGAAACAGAGAATGGCAGGTCTAATTTCTCATTCAGCTTCAGAGGAGCAATGAGCACCAGCAGGATCCCATATTCCCCCAAACATCCACCGGAAAGACTTTCTGTGGAGCAGGCTCTGGCTGCAGCTAACTGTTTGTCCACCACGACAGGAGGCCCAGGCCTGGCTCACTGATTGATCCCTGTTCAGAGACAAGAAGAGAGCATGCTATTGTAAACTGCAAAGAGAATAGAGTAAATGCGTAACGATATAAAATCTCTCCCCACATTATGGACGAGGTATTCACTTTTTTCTTATCAGAGCTTGCCCAGCACTTGCCCAGACTCCTTTAAACCTCGACAACACTACACCAAATGTTCAACACTTGAAAATCAAGCACTTGCCCATTCCACCCCAAGTGTCCCAACATCCAGTTgtaagaaaacacagctttaatCGGCTCAGATCCGCTGCCTCTTGCACTGTACTCAGGTTGGTCTTACACCAAAACACCGTGTGGGAAAGACTGTTGAGCTGCTGTTTAACCTTGGTGTGGCTCTCCCAGCTCCGTGCTCCTCCTGTGCTCACTCCCTACCTGCAGGTCCTGCATCCATGGTCTGCTTTAAGTCAGCCTCCCGGGGGAACTCCAAGAACAACCACAAAGTCCTCCAATGAAAACACACAGCAAACACAGCACAACCATAAGAATAATCTAATTTCTCCCCTTTTCCACTCCTTTCATTTTGTGACTCTGTTTGCTCCAGACTCAGCTTAAAGCCATCAGTTCCTTGCAAAAGGGATGCTATTTTAGACATAGAATAAAGCACGGCATTCACAAGGCTATATGAATTATGCACATAGTTACCACAAGAGTGTAGGGTGCCTCTTTCTTCTGGACTTCTTCTGTGGCATTTGAAGTagaagcctctgcagagctcGGACCTGTTGGTGATGTATCGACAAACGTTTCGTCCACGACTCGGAAGCGGATCTCCTCCCCAATGTCCATGTAAAGGTCGTGCGCCCCTTCTTCTGTCTCATATTCCCACACCCACACCTGCTCTGCTTCATCGCTGGCCATGTCAATGGTTAAGGATGGAAGCAATCAGTATTCCACCTGGCAGATCGCTGACTGACAGTTTTGAGAATGGACTCAATTCCAAGCCTTTTCACAGTTATTTCTCACACCATGATGTGCTGCTCTAGGTCATCATCTGCACAGCCCAGGACCCCCGCCTCCTTTCTGATTTTCCTGCTTCACGGTGTATGCTGCTAGGCAGAGTTGGGGTTACCTccgccccccaaaaaacccacccaaaaacccaaaccaaacaaaaccccagaagaCATCGCTTACCACAAATAAGTATGTTAGACACACCATGTACCTAGACATTACATGATGTGGTAAACCAGCATTCTgtcttcagcagcagccaagACTAGAGGCAGGGATTACAATGCGGTTGTTCGGGGGACGTCGCCATTCATTTCTATCAGCGGGCACAATGGTCCTGCAAAACCTAGTAAGCGTGAGGCCTGTCTAGCTGTGATAACAGTCTGCGGGACTTGCCTGACACAACAGCTTAGCTTCTGCCACTGAGCACCTTCATTGTTGCAGCAGTGAATGCCTGTGGGCCACCACTGCACAATCTTTTGAAATGAAGTAATAAAGTTATCAAAGGTGATCAAAGGATACAACTtagctggctgctgcagggatTCTGGTGGGATGACAATATCATCAAAGAATCCAATAGAAACTGTGGAGAAAACCTGATTAAGACTGAAATGATCCTTCACAAATGATGCACCACAATGATTCCTAAACCACATTTCTAGACTcatcctccttcctttttcaggAAGGACATCTGAGATCACGCAGGAATTATTCTTTGAGCCACAATGCTCAATTTCAGTtggcagcaaagcagcctcCCAGCTGAAAGTACATACAGCAACAGAGGGCACAGTCTTCATGCCcgctgggaaaggaaaaggctgttTGGAGCAGGACTGGAAATGAAAGTGTTCCAAGAAATGAGTCAGATGCTATAGAGGTCTGTGACAGAAAAGAGCTTAGAAATCACAGATGTAACATGTTAAATAAAGACCAATATAAAGTCAGAACAGCCCCCACCTTCCCCTTGAGATTTCATGATGCTGAATTTTATGAGAGAGTGGACACACTCCAATTCAGCAACAAATGCAGCCGAGATAATCTTATTGCCCTAATGTAACAACTGAGCAGAGGAAGATCACTTGCATGGAAGACTCCTACAAGAAAGGAATGCAACTCATCAATTATGTATTCCATGAATCTGACAGCACTTTGTGCTCACAAAGATGTCTCCCTGCCATGTTTTCAGGTACAGGAAATGATCACGAATTCGCACAGAACTGTAGGGAAGTTATATCAGACCAACACGAGCCGATACtaccactttaaaaaaaccccacaatttcTGTTAACTGAAGCGAGAAGATGAATCCAGTCTACGCTCCAGACAGGCTTGCCTGGTCTTCTTGGGCAAGCACATGAATGACAGAAGGAAAGGGGAGTGCAGACAAAACCATCAAGGGCAGGGGAAGCTGCCAGGCTCAAACTACCAACCACCCTCAGGTCAGAGCAGCGCTGGAGGACAGTAACAGCCTTTAACCAGCCTACAGACAGCACAGTACAACCTGAAATCACAGTGTCTCAGCAGACCCAAGAGCTCTGCAGCTCTTGTGTCCCTATCGTTAGAAGTTGTGGTTTACCGTGAACGCCATCCTGGCTGCAGCTTTTAATctgcccaatcagaatctcATCCAGGAAGGGATGGAAGACCACATAGCGGAAATgcacttaaaagaaaacagatcatTAATGTTATGTCTGTGTTAGTGAACTATATTCTTTCCACAGGGTGGCagccattaaaacaaaatcccacATCCTATATGCCCTCTAAAACGCTTACCTGgtttcctttgcattttccttACAGGCACTGATTAGACAGAAAAATGGGAATAAGAGTTCTGATTCCTAATTGTTTTGTGTGCATGATAATAGCTATCGATCAGCAGCTGCCTGTTCTCTGCTCTTCAAGCTTGCAAGAGTTTAAATTCACATTATGAAACTATAAATGAAGAGGATGGAGCAGAACCTCTGCTTTAATTATGATGTGAGTGTTCCTGCACAATGCTTCACAGCCAAGAATATCTGTTG
The Phalacrocorax aristotelis chromosome 1, bGulAri2.1, whole genome shotgun sequence DNA segment above includes these coding regions:
- the POLR3H gene encoding DNA-directed RNA polymerase III subunit RPC8: MFVLVEMTDTVRIPPWQFERKLNESIAEELNKKLANKVVYNVGLCICLYDITKLEDSYIFPGDGASHTKVHFRYVVFHPFLDEILIGQIKSCSQDGVHVSIGFFDDIVIPPESLQQPAKFDEAEQVWVWEYETEEGAHDLYMDIGEEIRFRVVDETFVDTSPTGPSSAEASTSNATEEVQKKEAPYTLVGSISEPGLGLLSWWTNS